The DNA sequence GCCAAACCCGTAGCCGATGCCGGTTACCCGGTCTTAGGCACCCAGCCCAAGCAGATTCACCGGGCCGAAGACCGGAAGGAGTTTGACGCCCTGCTGGGTGAGCTGGGAATTCCCCGGCCCGCCGGGGGCACGGCCTTTACCACCGCAGAGGCGGTAGCTACGGCGGAAAAGCTGGGCTATCCCGTGCTGGTGCGGCCTTCTTATGTGCTGGGGGGGCAGGGCATGGAAATCGCCTACCAGAGCCGCGATGTGGCGGAGTACATGGAGATCATCACCCGGGTCAAGCAAGAGCACCCGGTGCTCATTGACAAGTACATCACCGGCCGGGAGATCGAAGTGGATGCGGTGTGTGACGGGGAAGATATCCTCATCCCGGGTATTATGGAACATATCGAGCGGACCGGTATCCATTCCGGCGACAGCATTTCCGTCTATCCCGCCGTCAATGTGAGCCCCGCGGTGATTGACACGGTGGTGGATTATACCCGGAAACTGGCTTTGGCCTTGGAAATCAAAGGGCTCATCAATATCCAGTTCATCGAACACCGGGAGGAAGTCTTCGTCATCGAAGTGAACCCGCGGGCCAGCCGGACGGTACCCTATCTCAGCAAGGTGACGGGGATTCCCATCATTGCACTGGCCACCAGGGTCATGCTGGGCGAGAAACTCAAAGACCTGGGTTACGGCACGGGTCTTTATCCCGCGAAGAACCTGGTGGCGGTGAAAGTTCCTGTCTTCTCCCTGGATAAACTGCCTTTGGTGGAAGTGAGCCTGGGGCCGGAAATGAAATCCACCGGAGAAGTGCTGGGAGTGGCCGGTGACCTGCCGGAAGCCTTGTACAAGGGACTCTTGGCAGCCGGCTGCAATTTCCCGGAACAGGGCACCGTCCTGGTGACCGTGGCTGATGTTTACAAGGAAGAAGCAGTGGAGGTGGCCCGGGAATTTGCCGCTCTTGGCTTTAAGCTTTTGGCCACCCAGGGAACAGCCCGGGCGCTGGAAAGCCGCGGCGTGCCCGTGCAGGTCATTAACAAGCTCAGCCAGCCTTCCTACAACATCGGCGACGCCCTAAGAGAAGGGGTCATCAACATCATTGTCAATACCCCGACCCACGGCCGGATACCCCAGCGGGACGGTTTCCGGCTGAGAAGGATGGCGGTGGAGAGCTCCGTTCCTTGCTTCACCTCCCTGGATACGGTGAAAGCCTTCCTCTCTTCCCTGCGGCTGTACCGGCAGGGCAAAAAGCCCGGCATTGTCTGCTTAAACGATCTCTCATGATGATGGGATGCATATTTGATGGCAGCCGGATAAATGCTTTTAAGGGGGCAGGGAGAGGCAGGAGGGGGACCGGGTGGAAAAAAGAACAGCCGGCACTGGCAGCGCAGGGCGCCGTACCGGCTGTTGACGTCACTCGGTGAGCTGGTGAGACAGGATGATGGCTTTGGCCAGTTCAGCAAGGGAAGTGCCCGTGTTCATGCTTTGTTTTTGCAGGAGGCGGTAAGCTTCATTTTCAGTAAGGTTGTTTTGCCGCATCAGGATGCCTTTGGCTCTTTCCACCAGTTTACGTTCCTCCAGCTGGTGCTGCAGTTTCTTGATATCTTGCTTCAGGTGCTTGATCTTGTAATCGCTGATGAGGGAAAGCTGGATGGTCTGCAGCAGCCCCTGTTTTGTCAGGGGCCGCTGCAGGAAGATGATGCCGGTGGGGTGTTCAAAGTCCAGCCAGAGACCGCCTTGATCACTGCTGGTGAGGACGATGATAGGGGCAAGATCCTCTTCTTCCACGATTTCCGCCAGTTTGACGCCGCTTAAGCCCGGCAGCTCCGCATCGGCCACAATCAAATCCGGGTGCACGGTTCTAATGCGCCGCAGGGCGTTAGTCCCGTCCTGTGTTTCATCCACCACGGTAAATCCCTGGCGAGTCAAGAACCATCTAATCTTCTTCAATTCATCAGGTTGAGCTAAGGCCAGGAAAATTCTACTCCCTATCATTCCGATCACCTTTTTCCGCGCAATTAGCTGAATTGCCCTACAATTTTATTATACTGCAGGCGGGCCTGGCAGCAGTATTAACGGTCTATTATAGCCTTGATTAGCCTAGTTTATATACCTACGGAGAGGAAGGGATCCCCTATGCTTGAATTCACCAAAATGCACGGCTTGGGCAACGATTATGTGTATATCGACTGCACCGGGGCATGCCCCCCCGGTCTGATGGAGAACCTGCCGGAGTTAGCCCGGCGGGTGAGCGACCGGCATTTCGGCGTCGGCTCCGACGGTCTGGTCCTCATCCTGCCTTCGGAGACGGCGGATTTCCGCATGCGCATGTTTAACGCCGACGGATCCGAGGCGGAAATGTGCGGCAACGCCATCCGGTGCGTGGGCAAGTACGTCTACGATCGCGGTTTGACTGCCAAGACCAGGCTTACCGTTGAGACCCTGGCCGGCATCAAGGAGCTGGATTTGCTTACTGTCGGCAACCGGGTGGAGCTGGTGCAGGTGGACATGGGGGAGCCGGTGTTGGACCCCAAGCGGATCCCGGTATTGGCGGGAGGGCAGGCGGCGATCAACCTTCCGGTGCAGGTGGAGGGGGAAACCTACCGGGTGACCTGCGTTTCCATGGGCAATCCCCACGCCGTTATTTTTGTGGAGGAGGTGGACCGGTTTCCGGTGGCCCAAGTGGGGCCCCGGCTGGAAAACCATCCTTTGTTTCCCAACCGGATCAATGTGGAGTTTGTGCAGGTCATTGATGAAGGGACCCTGAAGATGCGGGTGTGGGAAAGGGGTGCCGGGGAAACCATGGCCTGCGGCACCGGGGCTTGTGCCGTCCTGGTGGCTTCCGTGTTAAACGGGGTGTCCCAGCGCCAAACCCGCCTGCAACTGTTGGGAGGAGATTTACTGGTAGAGTGGCGCGAAGACAATAATCGCGTGTACATGACGGGCCCTGCGGTGAAGGTTTTTGACGGGGAATTGGCCCTGTAGGAGGAGCCGGTCCTTGAAACTTAAACAAAGGAGAGATGCAGATGGCGAGAATCAATGAGCATTACTTGCAGCTGCCGGGCGGTTACCTGTTTTCGGAAATCGGGAAGAGGGTGGCCCGGTACCGGGAACAGCACCCGGAGGCCCGGATCATCAGGCTGGGCATCGGGGATGTAACGCGGCCCTTGCCCCGGGCCGTCATTGAGAGCCTGCACCGGGCGGTGGAGGAGATGGCCCGGCAGGAAACCTTTAAGGGTTACGGGCCGGAACAGGGTTATGATTTCCTGCGGCGGAGCATTGTCGAGGGGGAATACCGGCCCCTGGGCATTGACCTGGATGAGGATGAAGTCTTTATCAGCGACGGGGCTAAATCGGATACGGCCAATATCCAGGAAATCTTCAGTGCCGGCTGTGTAGTGGCGGTGATGGACCCCGTCTACCCGGTCTATGTGGACAGCAACGTGATGGCGGGACGGGCCGGTTCCTTGAACGCCGCCGGCCGGTTTAACCGGCTGGTTTACCTGCCCTGCACGGCGGAGAATAATTTTGTGCCGGAACTGCTTGAAGAGAAAGTGGACCTGATTTATCTCTGCTATCCCAACAATCCTACCGGGATGACCATTACCGGGGCACAGTTGAAGAAGTGGGTGGACTATGCCCGGGAACACCAAGCGGTGATCCTGTATGACGCCGCCTACGAAGCTTATATCCGGGAAGAAGGGGTGGTCCACAGCATCTACGAGATCGAGGGAGCTAAGGAAGTGGCTATCGAGTTTCGCAGTTTTTCTAAAAACGCCGGCTTTACCGGTACCCGCTGTGCCTTCACGGTGGTACCCAAGGAGTTGAAGGGTTATACCGGCGACGGCCAAGCCGTTTCCCTCAACCAGCTGTGGTTCCGGCGCCAGACCACCAAGTTCAACGGGGTGGCCTATATCATCCAAAAGGGCGCCGCCGCCGTGTACACGGAAGAAGGGCGGCGGCAGGTGCGGGAACTCATCGATTACTACATGACCAACGCCGCCATCATCCGGGAAGGGCTGCTGCAGCTGGGGCTGCAGGTCTTCGGCGGGGTGAATGCTCCCTACATCTGGCTGAAAACGCCGGAGGGACTGGATTCATGGGCCTTCTTCGATAAGCTGCTCCGGGAAGCCCAGGTGGTCGGCACCCCCGGTGCCGGTTTCGGCCCCAGCGGGGAAGGCTACTTCCGCCTCACTGCCTTCGGCAGCCGGGAGGACACGATAGAAGCTGTGGAGCGGATCAAAAGGCAGCTAAAACTGTAATTACTGGAAGAAGCGCCAAAAACCAGCCTGAGGCGGTTTCTACAGCTTAATTATCCTTATCCCCCCGTCCAATTAAGCTGGCGAAACTGCTCCTAGGCTGGTTTTATTTATCTAGCTACATTTGTTTCTGATGTGAGAGGACGACAAAAGGAAAATGGTAGTGATATCATTGAGAGTAATGGGGTCTCCAGACAAAGTCTAAGAAAAAGTGGTACCAGGTAACCAGCTCCCTATATAGGTGC is a window from the Clostridia bacterium genome containing:
- a CDS encoding ATP-grasp domain-containing protein; translated protein: VSDRLYFEPLAPEYVLSVLAKEKPDGVMVQFGGQSAIKLAKPVADAGYPVLGTQPKQIHRAEDRKEFDALLGELGIPRPAGGTAFTTAEAVATAEKLGYPVLVRPSYVLGGQGMEIAYQSRDVAEYMEIITRVKQEHPVLIDKYITGREIEVDAVCDGEDILIPGIMEHIERTGIHSGDSISVYPAVNVSPAVIDTVVDYTRKLALALEIKGLINIQFIEHREEVFVIEVNPRASRTVPYLSKVTGIPIIALATRVMLGEKLKDLGYGTGLYPAKNLVAVKVPVFSLDKLPLVEVSLGPEMKSTGEVLGVAGDLPEALYKGLLAAGCNFPEQGTVLVTVADVYKEEAVEVAREFAALGFKLLATQGTARALESRGVPVQVINKLSQPSYNIGDALREGVINIIVNTPTHGRIPQRDGFRLRRMAVESSVPCFTSLDTVKAFLSSLRLYRQGKKPGIVCLNDLS
- a CDS encoding diaminopimelate epimerase; its protein translation is MLEFTKMHGLGNDYVYIDCTGACPPGLMENLPELARRVSDRHFGVGSDGLVLILPSETADFRMRMFNADGSEAEMCGNAIRCVGKYVYDRGLTAKTRLTVETLAGIKELDLLTVGNRVELVQVDMGEPVLDPKRIPVLAGGQAAINLPVQVEGETYRVTCVSMGNPHAVIFVEEVDRFPVAQVGPRLENHPLFPNRINVEFVQVIDEGTLKMRVWERGAGETMACGTGACAVLVASVLNGVSQRQTRLQLLGGDLLVEWREDNNRVYMTGPAVKVFDGELAL
- a CDS encoding LL-diaminopimelate aminotransferase, translated to MARINEHYLQLPGGYLFSEIGKRVARYREQHPEARIIRLGIGDVTRPLPRAVIESLHRAVEEMARQETFKGYGPEQGYDFLRRSIVEGEYRPLGIDLDEDEVFISDGAKSDTANIQEIFSAGCVVAVMDPVYPVYVDSNVMAGRAGSLNAAGRFNRLVYLPCTAENNFVPELLEEKVDLIYLCYPNNPTGMTITGAQLKKWVDYAREHQAVILYDAAYEAYIREEGVVHSIYEIEGAKEVAIEFRSFSKNAGFTGTRCAFTVVPKELKGYTGDGQAVSLNQLWFRRQTTKFNGVAYIIQKGAAAVYTEEGRRQVRELIDYYMTNAAIIREGLLQLGLQVFGGVNAPYIWLKTPEGLDSWAFFDKLLREAQVVGTPGAGFGPSGEGYFRLTAFGSREDTIEAVERIKRQLKL
- a CDS encoding ANTAR domain-containing protein; translation: MIGSRIFLALAQPDELKKIRWFLTRQGFTVVDETQDGTNALRRIRTVHPDLIVADAELPGLSGVKLAEIVEEEDLAPIIVLTSSDQGGLWLDFEHPTGIIFLQRPLTKQGLLQTIQLSLISDYKIKHLKQDIKKLQHQLEERKLVERAKGILMRQNNLTENEAYRLLQKQSMNTGTSLAELAKAIILSHQLTE